The genomic stretch TCGGCAGCGAGTAACACATAATTTTCATCTCTTGGTATAAACGCTTTTCGCACTTGTCGTCCGCGTTCGGTACGAATTGGAATGTTTTGTAAGTTTGGATTATTAGAACTCAGTCTTCCCGTTGCAGCAACTGCTTGCGCATAAACGGTATGAATTCGATGTGTTTTCGGATTAATTTCATTCGGCAACGCATCAACATACGTGCTTTTCAATTTATTATACTGACGCCATTCTAAAATATCACGGATAATTTGATGATCTTTTGCTAAATAGGATAACACATCTTCTGCGGTAGAATATTGTCCAGTTTTTGTCTTCTTCGGTTTGTCAACTAACTTTAAATTATCAAACAAAACCAATCCTAATTGTTTCGGAGAAGCCAAGTTAAATTCTTCGCCAGCTTGTTCAAAAATAGCTTTCTCTAAACGATCAACATCGGTTGTTAAATCAACGGACAATTCGTTTAAAAAATTAGGATCTAAATTAATTCCTTCTATTTCCATCGCCGAAAGTACACTTACCAACGGAATTTCAACATCTGTAAATAATTTTGTCAACTGACCACTTTCCAATTCTTTGATAAAATGTTCTTTCAATTGATACGTAATATCTGCATCTTCCACAGCATATTCCGTTTGTTGTTCCAATGGAACTTGTCGCATAGACAATTGATTTTTCCCTTTTTTCCCAATCAATTCTACAATAGAAACTGGTTGGTAATTCAAATAGGTCTCCGACAATATGTCCATATTATGACGCATATCTGGATTTATCAAATAATGTGCAATCATCGTGTCAAACAACAAACCTTTTACTGGCATATTGTAGTTTGACAATACTTTGATATCATATTTTAAATTCTGTCCCACTTTTTCAATCGTCATACTTTCAAAAAACGGACGGAATTCTTCTAAAATTTCTTTGGTTTCTGCCTGATCTTCTGGGAAAGCTACATAATATCCTTTTCCTTTTTCCCATGAAAATGCAACGCCAACGAGTTCAACTTCCAATGCTTTCAAACCTGTTGTTTCAGTATCAAAACACACACTTTGTTGTTTCAGCATTTTTTGAAGCAACATTTTTCGTGACATTGGTGTATTTGCCAATTGATAAAAATGATCGGTTGTTTTGATAGTTTCATATCCTGAAACGGTGACTTCTTCATCCACATTTCCACTTCCTGGAACGGCAAATAAATCAAATTGTCCAACTGGAGCGGCTTTTTTAGTAGTTTTTGAAGTTGTTTTGGTTTCCGCTTTCGCTGAATTTGCCTCAGAAGGACTAAATGTTTTAATCAAATTATCGTGCAATCGACGGAATTCTAATTCTGTAAAAATTTCTTTTACCGCATCTAAATCGGGTTGAGAAAGCTCAAAGTTTTCTTCATGAAATTCCACAGGAACATCTAACATGATTGTTGCCAATTGTTTTGAAAGAATCCCTAATTCTTTACTTGCTTCTACTTTCTCTTTCATCTTTCCTTTCAGCTCATGTGTATTTGCTAAAAGGTTTTCCATACTTCCGTATTGTGCCAAAAACTTCTTAGCGGTTTTTTCTCCAACACCTGGCAATCCAGGAATATTATCTGATGCATCGCCCATCATTCCTAAGAAATCAATTACTTGCTCCGGACGTTCTACACCAAATTTTTCTTGTATTTCAGGAATTCCCCAAGTTTCGTATCCGCCTCCAAACTTTGGACGATACATAAATATATTTTCAGACACCAACTGCGCAAAATCCTTATCTGGCGTGACCATAAAAGTTTTATAACCTTCTTTTTCCGCCATTTTTGCAAGCGTTCCAATAATATCATCGGCTTCATACCCATTTTTCACAATGATAGGAATGTGCATGGCTTTCAAAATAGTTTCAATATATGGAATGGCTAGTTTGATAGCTTCTGGCGTTTCTTGTCGGTTTGCTTTATACGCAGGAAATGCTTCCACGCGATCTACACTTCCGCCTCTATCAAAACATACGGCTAAATGATCTGGCCTTTCACGTTTGATAACATCTAACAAAGAATTTGTAAATCCTAAAATTGCCGAAGTATCTAAACCTTTTGAGTTGATTCGGGGGTTTTTAATAAACGCATAATATCCTCTGAAAATAAGCGCAAATGCATCTAATAAAAATAGTCGTTTCTGATCTGCCATGTATCGTAAATTTGATGGAAATTCAAATTTAAGAATATTAGCTAGATTCTCGGATAAAAAAGAAATTATTCACGTGTTGTTATAATTTTACAACTATATGTGTTATTCAAATAGGTTTCGGTTACAAAGTAATTCGTCTAATTTATCTTCATGAAGTATTAAGTAATCACAATACGCACCAAAATCTAAATTCTTGTATTATGGTAATCCTTTGTTAATCTTCTATTTAGAGCTTTTACCCTCATTTTTATGTTACTGGCTTTTTATAATTTTTACAGTTTAAGCGTTAATTACGGTAAAACCATAATTAGTTAATATTTTATTTTAGTAAGTTTATTCTTTAATAATTTTAAAACCATTAAATCATGAAAAAAGAATCTTTAAAAACGAATGAACTTAAAAAAGTTACGATCTCTAAATTCAACCAAGAAAAAATAAATGGAGGCCTCGCTAATGCAGGTGGTAAAATGGTTTGTGTTCAAGGCTCTATGAAGTATATATTTGTTAAAGATAATGAGTAGAATAAGCACGTTTAATATATTACATTTATTCATGCATATAAATTTCTTTTAGCGACTTTCGAGTCGCTTTTTTTTTCATTTTTACTACAGGTTTAAGAATTCAGTTTGTCAAGAATCATATCTGTTAGTTCTTGGGTTTGCTTTTCGAATTCTTATTTGCCAAATTAAAATTTTATATTCTAGTATAAATCAGTATCGTTACTTCTACTATTTTATCTTTATTAATCTTAAATTTTATATTAAAAAATGTGGAATAGAATTAAAATATGTTGATATAGTTTCTTGAGTTTTGTTTTTTAATGACAACAAATTTGTAATTTTGTGCCACTAAATTATAAGAGAAAATGCAAACCATTTCAATTGCCATTCACGGTGGCGCAGGAACCTTAGTAAAAGGGATGATGACACCGCAACTCGAAGCGGAATATAGAGCTGCGTTGCAAAAAGCATTAGATGCAGGTTATAAATTGTTGGAAGAAGGGAAATCGGCAGTAGAAGCCGTTGAAAAAGCAGTCATACTTTTAGAAGATTCACACTTGTTCAACGCAGGAAAAGGAAGTGTATTTACAGCAGATGAAACTCATGAAATGGACGCTTCTATTATGGAAGGAAAAACCTTGAATGCTGGAGCAGTTTCTTTAATTACAGGAATTAAAAATCCTGTTTCGTTAGCGCGCGATGTCATGGACAAAAGTGAACATGTGTTTTTAGCTGGAGAAGGCGCCATGCAGTTTGCAAAATTACAAAATCATACTATTGAAGATGAAGCGTATTTTTATGATGAATTACGACATAATCAATGGTTAGAAATAAAAGATACGGATAGTTTTCAATTAGATCATTCTGTAAAAAAAGATTCTAAATTCGGAACTGTTGGTGCCGTAGCTTGTGATATAAATGGAAATATTGCTGCGGCAACTTCTACAGGCGGAATGACAAACAAACGTTTTGGTAGAGTTGGCGATTCACCAATGATTGGCGCAGGAAATTATGCAAATAACGAAACCTGTGCAGTTTCATGTACAGGAAGCGGCGAATATTTTATTCGTGGTGTTGTAGCCTATGATGTTTCATGTTTAATGGAACACAAAGAATATTCACTCGAAAAAGCATCAGATATTGTCATCAACGAACGCATCTTAAAGCTCGGTGGCGACGGCGGATTAATCGCAGTTGACGCAAAAGGAAATATCGCAATGCCATTTAATACTGAAGGAATGTATAGAGCAAGTAAATCTTCAAACGGAGTGGAAGAGGTTTCTATTTATAAATAACATTTCGACTTCGCTCAATGTGCCTTGTTTGGTGCACATCCTTTTTATTTGGAATATGATTTCTTCAAACTGAACTAAACTGTTCTTGCGTATAACAGAATGCAGTTTTACAAAAAAAAAGTTTGTATGTCATCACGTGCAGAAGAGAAAATTCTGCGGAAACGAAAAAATCTATTCCTGCCACGAATGCACGAATATTTTTTAGTTTAAGAGTTGAAAGGTTTATAAGTTTACCTAATGCGCAAATAATTCACAGATTAAAATACGAAAAGCACTTGCATTGAGCGAAGCCGAAGTGAAACAATACTAAAGGCAAAGCCGTTTCCAAGAGCGAAGCGAGTCCAAGAGATTCCCGCCTGCGCGGGAACGAGTCTAACAGCGCAGCGAGTCTAAATAAAAGGTGCCTCAATCGGTAAAACAGAAACTTTACGGTTCTTAATATCAAACTGATCTCCGTTTGATAAAACGTGTACTCGCAAGTTTGCCATTGTCATTGGCGTTCCTACTTTCAATACTTTTTCGTTGTTATGTGTCAATGTAGAACCATCAAACACAATTGCCATTCCAGAGCCAATTACAGTACAATCATTACCATTTTTGATAATCATTCCTGTATCTTCTGCGAGTCCAATTCCGATCAAATTTGGAAATTTTGCCACAGCTTCTGATTGTCTTCCAAAACGTCCTCTACGGATAAAATGCGTGTCGATAATCACTTCTGGAATCAGGCTTAAGCCTTTATACATCGTAACTGCACCTTTAATAAATGCTTCTGTAGCACTTCCGCCAGCAATCATTTCCTTTGTCATTGCCATTGCGCCAGCACTTGTTCCTGCAATTACAAAACCTTCTTCATTTTGATACCGATTTACTAAAATATCATGAATTTCTGTATCGCCAATTCTATCTGTTATTTTAGATTGATCTCCGCCAGAAAACATAATACATTGTGCATTTTTAATTAAATCAATAGCTGATTGTTTTCTTGAATCTTTTTTGCTTCTAATATCTAAAACGGTTACATCTGTACAACCTAATATTTGAAAAGCTTCCAAATAATTTTCGCCAACTTCTACAGGAATGGAAGAAGCCGTAGGAATTACTACAATTTTAGCATCAATACCACCAGCTTCATTGACAACGTGAGATAAAATTCCCTCATCAATAAAATCTTGTGTGTCCATTTCGTCATCGCTCAATCCTTTGTCTTCGTTTCCACCAATAGGAATCAAAGTGCCTTTCATCTGCTGCATATTCTTGTAAATTTTGTGATTGCAAAAGTAAAATAAATTTTTACGTGTCAGTCTTTTTTTAAGGTAATCTTAATCTAAGTGCATAGAATCCTGAAAAGAACTATGAAATCTGTGAAATTTTTCTATATTTAGGACTGAACTTGTTATAAAACAATTCTGACTAATCAAGCAAACCAAAATAGCACATGGAAATAAGAAGTATAAATGCAATGAGAGGACCAAATTATTGGTCAGTGAGAAGACATAAATTGATTGTAATGGTTTTAGACTTGCAAGAGATGGAACAATCTCCAACCAATAAAGTTGATGGTTTTGGAGATCGATTAAAAGCGATGTTTCCATCCATGTATTCGCACAGATGTTCTGAAGGTTGTGAAGGTGGGTTTTTTATGCGTGTCGATGAAGGAACTTGGATGGGACACGTAATTGAGCATATTGCACTAGAAATTCAGACCTTGGCGGGAATGGACACAGGTTTCGGAAGAACTCGTGGATACGGAGAAGAAGGTGTGTACAATGTAGTTTTCTCCTATATGGAAGAAAAAGTTGGACGTTTTGCGGCAAAAGCATCAGTTCGTGTCTGTGAAGCTTTAATTTCTGGAGAAACCTACGATCTATCGGAAGATATTCAAGAAATGCGCGAAATTCGTGAAGAAGAACGTTTAGGGCCAAGTACAGGTTCTATTGTTGAAGAAGCAGTAGCGAGAGGAATTCCTTGGATTCGACTGAATAAATATTCGTTATGTCAATTAGGATATGGCGCTAACCAAAAGCGAATTCAGGCAACTGTAACAAGTGAAACCAGTAATATAGGTGTTGAAATTGCATGCGATAAAGAAGATACCAAATATTTATTGGAGCAAGCAGAAGTAGCGGTGCCAAGAGGTGAAATTATTCGCAGAGAAAGTGGTTTGGAAGAAGCATGTCGTTATGTAGGTTTTCCTTTAGTGGTAAAACCTGTGAGTGGAAATCACGGAAGAGGAATTACAGTTGATGTCAATACACTTGAAGAAGCAATCGTAGCTTTTAAAGCTGCGCAAGAAGTTTCTCGATCTGTCATTATAGAAAAATTTGTCACTGGAGATGATTATCGTTTGTTAGTGATTAATAATGTATTAGTCGCTGCAGCTAAAAGAACGCCAGCGCATGTTGTGGGAGACGGAAAATCTACAATTCAACAATTA from Kordia antarctica encodes the following:
- the polA gene encoding DNA polymerase I, coding for MADQKRLFLLDAFALIFRGYYAFIKNPRINSKGLDTSAILGFTNSLLDVIKRERPDHLAVCFDRGGSVDRVEAFPAYKANRQETPEAIKLAIPYIETILKAMHIPIIVKNGYEADDIIGTLAKMAEKEGYKTFMVTPDKDFAQLVSENIFMYRPKFGGGYETWGIPEIQEKFGVERPEQVIDFLGMMGDASDNIPGLPGVGEKTAKKFLAQYGSMENLLANTHELKGKMKEKVEASKELGILSKQLATIMLDVPVEFHEENFELSQPDLDAVKEIFTELEFRRLHDNLIKTFSPSEANSAKAETKTTSKTTKKAAPVGQFDLFAVPGSGNVDEEVTVSGYETIKTTDHFYQLANTPMSRKMLLQKMLKQQSVCFDTETTGLKALEVELVGVAFSWEKGKGYYVAFPEDQAETKEILEEFRPFFESMTIEKVGQNLKYDIKVLSNYNMPVKGLLFDTMIAHYLINPDMRHNMDILSETYLNYQPVSIVELIGKKGKNQLSMRQVPLEQQTEYAVEDADITYQLKEHFIKELESGQLTKLFTDVEIPLVSVLSAMEIEGINLDPNFLNELSVDLTTDVDRLEKAIFEQAGEEFNLASPKQLGLVLFDNLKLVDKPKKTKTGQYSTAEDVLSYLAKDHQIIRDILEWRQYNKLKSTYVDALPNEINPKTHRIHTVYAQAVAATGRLSSNNPNLQNIPIRTERGRQVRKAFIPRDENYVLLAADYSQIELRIIAALSKEDTMMQAFKDGVDIHTSTASKVFNVPVEEVTREQRSNAKTVNFGIIYGVSAFGLSNQTDLSRSEAKELIDTYYETYPKLRAYMASQVDFARDHGYVETVLGRRRYLKDINSRNAIVRGAAERNAVNAPIQGSAADIIKLAMINIYNRFEKENFKSKMLLQVHDELVFDAHKDELETIKSIIKEEMENAFIMDVPLDVEIGVGQNWLEAH
- a CDS encoding isoaspartyl peptidase/L-asparaginase family protein gives rise to the protein MQTISIAIHGGAGTLVKGMMTPQLEAEYRAALQKALDAGYKLLEEGKSAVEAVEKAVILLEDSHLFNAGKGSVFTADETHEMDASIMEGKTLNAGAVSLITGIKNPVSLARDVMDKSEHVFLAGEGAMQFAKLQNHTIEDEAYFYDELRHNQWLEIKDTDSFQLDHSVKKDSKFGTVGAVACDINGNIAAATSTGGMTNKRFGRVGDSPMIGAGNYANNETCAVSCTGSGEYFIRGVVAYDVSCLMEHKEYSLEKASDIVINERILKLGGDGGLIAVDAKGNIAMPFNTEGMYRASKSSNGVEEVSIYK
- a CDS encoding cyanophycinase — its product is MQQMKGTLIPIGGNEDKGLSDDEMDTQDFIDEGILSHVVNEAGGIDAKIVVIPTASSIPVEVGENYLEAFQILGCTDVTVLDIRSKKDSRKQSAIDLIKNAQCIMFSGGDQSKITDRIGDTEIHDILVNRYQNEEGFVIAGTSAGAMAMTKEMIAGGSATEAFIKGAVTMYKGLSLIPEVIIDTHFIRRGRFGRQSEAVAKFPNLIGIGLAEDTGMIIKNGNDCTVIGSGMAIVFDGSTLTHNNEKVLKVGTPMTMANLRVHVLSNGDQFDIKNRKVSVLPIEAPFI